The Pseudonocardia broussonetiae DNA segment TGTAGATCGCGGTCACGACGATCAGCGCCATGCTGATCATGCCCGCGGCGGTGATGACGACGGCGTTGGGCAGTCCCTCGCGGACCATCACGTTGAGCTTGCCCGGCGTCGTGAGGTCGACGGCGTAGAAGCCGAGCAGCATGAGGATCACGCCGAGCACCGCGTAGAGCAGGATGGCGCCGATGCCGACGCCGATCACCGAGAAGAAGCCCGGGTTGATCATCTGGGGAGCCTTTCGTGGTTCGTGCGGGGTGGTTCAGGCGGGGATGCGGTGGGGGACGAACGCCGCGCCGTCGTC contains these protein-coding regions:
- a CDS encoding DUF350 domain-containing protein; the protein is MINPGFFSVIGVGIGAILLYAVLGVILMLLGFYAVDLTTPGKLNVMVREGLPNAVVITAAGMISMALIVVTAIYTSSGFLTEGLIQTAIFGVIGILAQVGAVRLLEWVMGIDIGGVLAADRVLPQSFLIAAAHLALGLVVAFAII